Within Topomyia yanbarensis strain Yona2022 chromosome 2, ASM3024719v1, whole genome shotgun sequence, the genomic segment CTGAGTACATATTTCTCTGAGCAACCGAGCATTTGACTGAAAGCTGCCCATGCAGTGTTAGGCGGTTCGATAATCCTGTTTGAAAATTATcaaaagcaaaaaaaagaaCCGATTATTTATGAACACACTTTCAACACCTTCAACCAATTTTTCAAATGGATCACGGATACTTACTTCAAGGACCCTGGCGCACTGGGAGTTTTTGACAGTGGAACAAAGGTTCGACCGGCCACGGTTGTGCCAGCAACCGgactgctgctgttgttgttgttgttatagttgctgctgctgctgttgttgacAGCCACCGGGATCTGCGATGGTTCACCAGCGGTTGTGTACGAGCGAGTCATACCGCCACCGATAAATCCCCCATTCTCGTCCTGCGGAGAATGTATCATCGTGTCATCGTCATCTGCCGAATCCTCTAGATAAATACAAATACCCACTTTCTCAAGCTTGCTGCCGGCGGTTGGGTAACCAGACATATCCCTGGGTCCGGAAGTGCAACCATGCGGCAGCGAGTCTTGACCGGCAGCGGGCCTTCGTCTTAGTTTTGAGGAGTTTCTGTAGGTGACAATGTTATCGTTATCGCTAGTAGTAGGTGAAAATAGGAGGGAATGAAACAAGCAAGAGAATTGAGAAACGGTGCCATGTGGCATCGAGCGACAGTATCAAGAGGAAGAAAATTGGATCCGGATGGGTATGGTTGAGGGGAAGAATACAAGAAACGAAttagaataaaaatataaaagaaattttcaattagatTAGCTATtgtcttaattttttcagcagaTGATTTGGTTAGTGACAACATAACAGTGTATAATATTAGTCTTTTGTGGAGACAATTGCTTCGTACAGGTAATTCTTCTTGCGGATTCTTTTACTGACTTGCATTTTACTTCGGCTAGAGTTTGAAAATGACATTTGGTTAGATTTGGTTTTGTTATTGGTACATGgacacaaaaatcaaaaacatgtaatttggTCTACTACAAAACTGAAAATGCTAAACTAGAATCGGATTTACTGGTGAATAACGGAAACTCATTCGGTGTAGCAGATGTTCGACATAGTTGGTTAGAGTGTTAGTCAATCATTTCATCGAACTGCAACATCATTCGGTAGAGTTAGTACAATTAGAACACGCTCAAACCCTTATATTTATAACCGATTTCTTGACCTACGCTTTTAAACTAAGTCAAACGCACCGTCAAGCCTGGTTTAATATTTAAGTGtgagtgaagaaatcggccctaactGATTTATCATTATGTTGAAGACAGATTCTAAACAACCGCTAAACCGAATGATCACAAATATAAAACGTACAAACACAAACACTACTTACAACTCCGTGCTGCTGCTAGGTGATGGACTCCTCGTGATAGAGTTGATTACATAGGCATTGTTATCGGCCGTTTCCGGCCGATCTTCGTACGCTTGCGCAAGCCCATTGGAAATCGCCGCCGCTTGCAGCATAGTGTTCATCATATTGGAATTGGTAGAATGGCCGGAGCTGAAACTAGTTTCCGAGAGGGTCGCTGCCGGAGTTCTGGCCAAAATGTGCTGCAGCAACTGCTGTTGGATGCTACTATCCTGCTGCACTTCGTTCAGTAGCGCTTCCCGTTCCTTCAGTCGAGTTTGTGTTAGAGCCGCTTCGCAAACCTGAGCAATTGATGCACCACAAagtttttctaagatgaacCTGGACTCCTCCATCGAccgaatattttccaaaatgttcTGAAGCTGTATATGCTCCGTAGCGGTGTCTCTGCCCTCTTCCAGTTCCATGATGGAATGTTGAATTTGGGTAATGTTCTCTTGAATGTAGTTCATGTTAGCCATAATAGTGTCTTCTTCTGATATCAGTTCCGCAACATCCCCTAAACCTTTCCTTGAGCGAACATTTGCTAAATCACGACTCAATCCATCACGCTCTTGTAAGAGTCGCTCAAGTTCCCGTTCCAATTCCAACACAGCCTGTCTGCTTCTTGCGGCCCGTGTAATAGTTCGCTGCAACGAATCCCATTTTGTTTTGAGGTTCTTCGTGTTTTGAGCGATCGTAGATTTTTTCGGTGGAAAACGTCCAGCCGCTTTCATACTCATCATTCCACGTTGTGTCTTTCGTAGGTTGGATACTTCTTCCGTCTTTCGCTTTAGAACCTGATCTTTTGCCACTCCCTGAGCCTGCAGGGATTTGATCATATTCACCTGCTTCCGACTTTCTTTTCTAAGCTGAGCTATTTCCCTTGTCTTTCTGCTTTCCAACTCTTTGTGCCTGTTATTCTCCTCTTGAATTTTCTTCATCAACCGAATTTTTATCTGCTTAAGTTCACCCAATTCACCCCGAAGTGTTTTGAGCTGAGCATCCTGTGCTTGTAGCTCTCGTTGCTGCCGCAAATGCTCTCTTTGTGccatttgtaattttttcaacTCTTTTTGCATTTCCGATAATTTTCTCTCGTACTCCTCTTTGACCTTTCTAATTCTATCAGGCTGCACGCTTCCTCCCGTTGCTCCGGATCCACTCATATTAGCTAGTACCTGATCACGTTCTTTTTGCGTGTTAATAATCTTTGCGTTTAAAACATTAAGCTTTTCCTCGTACTGCTGCCGCATAACCTGCATTCTTTGCTGTGACAATTCCAATTGTTCAATCAATTTCGACTTGATTTCAATATCCGAGCTAATGTCGTTTATTTCCGCCTGAAGCTCCCCAGTTTTGTCATCCGATTCTGTATCGGAATCACTATCGGACCCATCAACCAAACTCTGGTTACTACTGTCGTTCTCCAGCCCAGGTAACGATCGGGACATCAAAAGCTCCCTTTCTTTCTCCAGCTCACGCTTTGCCCGATTAATAACCGTTTCCGTGGTGTCCTCGATGAACGAATAGTTGCTTTTCAATCCCAGTTTCGAGGGACTAATCTGTACTTTCTTCATCTGCTGGAACATTTGCTCCGATTCAATTAATTTTGCCTTCAATTTCTCGATTTCACTGATATATCCAGCAACCAGTTGTTGCATGGCGGAATCTCCACTATCCCCACTACCACTACTGCCGGACGACCACCCGAACAATGCTTGTTGCGCCTGCAGCGTGGCGTTCTTGTCCGTTAGAGCATTGATCGTTTCCTGCATTGCCTTAAGCCGCTGCTGTAGGCGTTTGTTGTCCTGCAGCAGCATTGCATTCTCCAGGAACGTATCCGAGACGGCGGCATTACCTTCGGCGTCAACGCTTCGTTTACCCTGTTAGAAAGAGGAGAAAACATTAGTGATACTTAGCCGATTTAATTGATAtattcaaacaaaaaacaatataaTATATGCGTTTTCTAGATTAGATTGTTGCCGTAATCGATTCAAACAAAAATAACTAACCCTCTTCAGGCCTATCGTTTAGGCTATACTGTTACTCGGTTACGGCCGGTACATCACCCCTATCGATAATGTCAACCGCATTGTATGTATACCGCAAAACCACCAAAAAGGGAGGAAAACCGCAAAACCATTTAAACGAAAATCAACGCCGCATAATAAAACGAAGGAAAAAAAGTACCAACCTGCTTGTACTCGAGCAGCTCCAACTGTAAGGCGGCAATTTCACGCCTCAGCTGTGAGATCGTTCGCGAGCTCTGGTCTTGATTGATTTGTACTTTGTTTTTGATGTTGCGCGCTCGGTTAGCGTACTTGAGCGTGTTAAGCGTTTCCAT encodes:
- the LOC131679077 gene encoding kinesin-like protein KIF21A isoform X4, which encodes MADDDKESSVRVAVRIRPQIPRELIDMCRVCTQVTPGEPQVYLGSDKAFTFDYVFDVAATQVSVYASCVEKLVEGALKGYNATVLAYGQTGSGKTYTMGTGFERDIPELQEGIIPRAVRHLFEGIVQLQENPYDDDGVYLGSLQFSVAAQFMELYNEEIIDLLDPYSKGRIFKIHEDASGGISVAGATIQPLSGPQDALRCLMQGALARTTASTQMNEQSSRSHALFTILIRRQRVMSAEESGNPEGDLETLTSKFHFVDLAGSERLKRTGATGERAREGISINCGLLALGNVISALGDKTKKVSHVPYRDSKLTRLLQDSLGGNSQTIMIACVSPSDRDFMETLNTLKYANRARNIKNKVQINQDQSSRTISQLRREIAALQLELLEYKQGKRSVDAEGNAAVSDTFLENAMLLQDNKRLQQRLKAMQETINALTDKNATLQAQQALFGWSSGSSGSGDSGDSAMQQLVAGYISEIEKLKAKLIESEQMFQQMKKVQISPSKLGLKSNYSFIEDTTETVINRAKRELEKERELLMSRSLPGLENDSSNQSLVDGSDSDSDTESDDKTGELQAEINDISSDIEIKSKLIEQLELSQQRMQVMRQQYEEKLNVLNAKIINTQKERDQVLANMSGSGATGGSVQPDRIRKVKEEYERKLSEMQKELKKLQMAQREHLRQQRELQAQDAQLKTLRGELGELKQIKIRLMKKIQEENNRHKELESRKTREIAQLRKESRKQVNMIKSLQAQGVAKDQVLKRKTEEVSNLRKTQRGMMSMKAAGRFPPKKSTIAQNTKNLKTKWDSLQRTITRAARSRQAVLELERELERLLQERDGLSRDLANVRSRKGLGDVAELISEEDTIMANMNYIQENITQIQHSIMELEEGRDTATEHIQLQNILENIRSMEESRFILEKLCGASIAQVCEAALTQTRLKEREALLNEVQQDSSIQQQLLQHILARTPAATLSETSFSSGHSTNSNMMNTMLQAAAISNGLAQAYEDRPETADNNAYVINSITRSPSPSSSTEFDNDNIVTYRNSSKLRRRPAAGQDSLPHGCTSGPRDMSGYPTAGSKLEKVGICIYLEDSADDDDTMIHSPQDENGGFIGGGMTRSYTTAGEPSQIPVAVNNSSSSNYNNNNNSSSPVAGTTVAGRTFVPLSKTPSAPGSLKGLQPVPTISRQNSTASPLLARKSFDPSGAPSSPRISRRAFPNKASPGIEDANDIPTSPPAYRRGTSREDTGDVFSRLGAGTQDPSPGGNIKEYMGKLKAGAPLICTHVVEGHSNSVLSIKVSNQTLFTAAADRTVKVWDLRSGSTPHCLTGHLGPVASVECDQTNNLLFSASGAFIKVWDLRESNIRPIITLCSSGSILPANASLSDLIPGECSITALKLGASGKLYTAASDKVRIWDLRTFSCLGRLSGGHQAAVMCLTAWEGPNNTDLVATGSKDHYVKVFEVNSAGGNVPPLLNLEPPHYDGVQALAVAKDATGVDAELFSGSRDSGIKRWDLRTGELKQSLNNAHKGWVSGMAIYGDILLSSCRGGVIRLWNVKNCDGLAEMKTDQSINDIVTSDNRVFTASNDGKVRLWRVSSAIRRLSAENR
- the LOC131679077 gene encoding kinesin-like protein KIF21A isoform X1: MADDDKESSVRVAVRIRPQIPRELIDMCRVCTQVTPGEPQVYLGSDKAFTFDYVFDVAATQVSVYASCVEKLVEGALKGYNATVLAYGQTGSGKTYTMGTGFERDIPELQEGIIPRAVRHLFEGIVQLQENPYDDDGVYLGSLQFSVAAQFMELYNEEIIDLLDPYSKGRIFKIHEDASGGISVAGATIQPLSGPQDALRCLMQGALARTTASTQMNEQSSRSHALFTILIRRQRVMSAEESGNPEGDLETLTSKFHFVDLAGSERLKRTGATGERAREGISINCGLLALGNVISALGDKTKKVSHVPYRDSKLTRLLQDSLGGNSQTIMIACVSPSDRDFMETLNTLKYANRARNIKNKVQINQDQSSRTISQLRREIAALQLELLEYKQGKRSVDAEGNAAVSDTFLENAMLLQDNKRLQQRLKAMQETINALTDKNATLQAQQALFGWSSGSSGSGDSGDSAMQQLVAGYISEIEKLKAKLIESEQMFQQMKKVQISPSKLGLKSNYSFIEDTTETVINRAKRELEKERELLMSRSLPGLENDSSNQSLVDGSDSDSDTESDDKTGELQAEINDISSDIEIKSKLIEQLELSQQRMQVMRQQYEEKLNVLNAKIINTQKERDQVLANMSGSGATGGSVQPDRIRKVKEEYERKLSEMQKELKKLQMAQREHLRQQRELQAQDAQLKTLRGELGELKQIKIRLMKKIQEENNRHKELESRKTREIAQLRKESRKQVNMIKSLQAQGVAKDQVLKRKTEEVSNLRKTQRGMMSMKAAGRFPPKKSTIAQNTKNLKTKWDSLQRTITRAARSRQAVLELERELERLLQERDGLSRDLANVRSRKGLGDVAELISEEDTIMANMNYIQENITQIQHSIMELEEGRDTATEHIQLQNILENIRSMEESRFILEKLCGASIAQVCEAALTQTRLKEREALLNEVQQDSSIQQQLLQHILARTPAATLSETSFSSGHSTNSNMMNTMLQAAAISNGLAQAYEDRPETADNNAYVINSITRSPSPSSSTEFDNDNIVTYRNSSKLRRRPAAGQDSLPHGCTSGPRDMSGYPTAGSKLEKVGICIYLEDSADDDDTMIHSPQDENGGFIGGGMTRSYTTAGEPSQIPVAVNNSSSSNYNNNNNSSSPVAGTTVAGRTFVPLSKTPSAPGSLKGLQPVPTISRQNSTASPLLARKSFDPSGAPSSPRISRRAFPNKASPGIEDANDIPTSPPAYRRGTSREDTGDVFSRLGAGTQDPSPGGNIKEYMGKLKAGAPLICTHVVEGHSNSVLSIKVSNQTLFTAAADRTVKVWDLRSGSTPHCLTGHLGPVASVECDQTNNLLFSASGAFIKVWDLRESNIRPIITLCSSGSILPANASLSDLIPGECSITALKLGASGKLYTAASDKVRIWDLRTFSCLGRLSGGHQAAVMCLTAWEGPNNTDLVATGSKDHYVKVFEVNSAGGNVPPLLNLEPPHYDGVQALAVAKDATGVDAELFSGSRDSGIKRWDLRTGELKQSLNNAHKGWVSGMAIYGDILLSSCRGGVIRLWNVKNCDGLAEMKTDQSINDIVTSDNRVFTASNTGTVRIWRLASSDLESLGAGSSGSLTGGCGPNLRYG
- the LOC131679077 gene encoding kinesin-like protein KIF21A isoform X2; protein product: MADDDKESSVRVAVRIRPQIPRELIDMCRVCTQVTPGEPQVYLGSDKAFTFDYVFDVAATQVSVYASCVEKLVEGALKGYNATVLAYGQTGSGKTYTMGTGFERDIPELQEGIIPRAVRHLFEGIVQLQENPYDDDGVYLGSLQFSVAAQFMELYNEEIIDLLDPYSKGRIFKIHEDASGGISVAGATIQPLSGPQDALRCLMQGALARTTASTQMNEQSSRSHALFTILIRRQRVMSAEESGNPEGDLETLTSKFHFVDLAGSERLKRTGATGERAREGISINCGLLALGNVISALGDKTKKVSHVPYRDSKLTRLLQDSLGGNSQTIMIACVSPSDRDFMETLNTLKYANRARNIKNKVQINQDQSSRTISQLRREIAALQLELLEYKQGKRSVDAEGNAAVSDTFLENAMLLQDNKRLQQRLKAMQETINALTDKNATLQAQQALFGWSSGSSGSGDSGDSAMQQLVAGYISEIEKLKAKLIESEQMFQQMKKVQISPSKLGLKSNYSFIEDTTETVINRAKRELEKERELLMSRSLPGLENDSSNQSLVDGSDSDSDTESDDKTGELQAEINDISSDIEIKSKLIEQLELSQQRMQVMRQQYEEKLNVLNAKIINTQKERDQVLANMSGSGATGGSVQPDRIRKVKEEYERKLSEMQKELKKLQMAQREHLRQQRELQAQDAQLKTLRGELGELKQIKIRLMKKIQEENNRHKELESRKTREIAQLRKESRKQVNMIKSLQAQGVAKDQVLKRKTEEVSNLRKTQRGMMSMKAAGRFPPKKSTIAQNTKNLKTKWDSLQRTITRAARSRQAVLELERELERLLQERDGLSRDLANVRSRKGLGDVAELISEEDTIMANMNYIQENITQIQHSIMELEEGRDTATEHIQLQNILENIRSMEESRFILEKLCGASIAQVCEAALTQTRLKEREALLNEVQQDSSIQQQLLQHILARTPAATLSETSFSSGHSTNSNMMNTMLQAAAISNGLAQAYEDRPETADNNAYVINSITRSPSPSSSTEFDNDNIVTYRNSSKLRRRPAAGQDSLPHGCTSGPRDMSGYPTAGSKLEKVGICIYLEDSADDDDTMIHSPQDENGGFIGGGMTRSYTTAGEPSQIPVAVNNSSSSNYNNNNNSSSPVAGTTVAGRTFVPLSKTPSAPGSLKGLQPVPTISRQNSTASPLLARKSFDPSGAPSSPRISRRAFPNKASPGIEDANDIPTSPPAYRRGTSREDTGDVFSRLGAGTQDPSPGGNIKEYMGKLKAGAPLICTHVVEGHSNSVLSIKVSNQTLFTAAADRTVKVWDLRSGSTPHCLTGHLGPVASVECDQTNNLLFSASGAFIKVWDLRESNIRPIITLCSSGSILPANASLSDLIPGECSITALKLGASGKLYTAASDKVRIWDLRTFSCLGRLSGGHQAAVMCLTAWEGPNNTDLVATGSKDHYVKVFEVNSAGGNVPPLLNLEPPHYDGVQALAVAKDATGVDAELFSGSRDSGIKRWDLRTGELKQSLNNAHKGWVSGMAIYGDILLSSCRGGVIRLWNVKNCDGLAEMKTDQSINDIVTSDNRVFTASNTGTVRIWRLASSDLESLGAGSSGSLTGGSRQKR
- the LOC131679077 gene encoding kinesin-like protein KIF21A isoform X5; its protein translation is MADDDKESSVRVAVRIRPQIPRELIDMCRVCTQVTPGEPQVYLGSDKAFTFDYVFDVAATQVSVYASCVEKLVEGALKGYNATVLAYGQTGSGKTYTMGTGFERDIPELQEGIIPRAVRHLFEGIVQLQENPYDDDGVYLGSLQFSVAAQFMELYNEEIIDLLDPYSKGRIFKIHEDASGGISVAGATIQPLSGPQDALRCLMQGALARTTASTQMNEQSSRSHALFTILIRRQRVMSAEESGNPEGDLETLTSKFHFVDLAGSERLKRTGATGERAREGISINCGLLALGNVISALGDKTKKVSHVPYRDSKLTRLLQDSLGGNSQTIMIACVSPSDRDFMETLNTLKYANRARNIKNKVQINQDQSSRTISQLRREIAALQLELLEYKQGKRSVDAEGNAAVSDTFLENAMLLQDNKRLQQRLKAMQETINALTDKNATLQAQQALFGWSSGSSGSGDSGDSAMQQLVAGYISEIEKLKAKLIESEQMFQQMKKVQISPSKLGLKSNYSFIEDTTETVINRAKRELEKERELLMSRSLPGLENDSSNQSLVDGSDSDSDTESDDKTGELQAEINDISSDIEIKSKLIEQLELSQQRMQVMRQQYEEKLNVLNAKIINTQKERDQVLANMSGSGATGGSVQPDRIRKVKEEYERKLSEMQKELKKLQMAQREHLRQQRELQAQDAQLKTLRGELGELKQIKIRLMKKIQEENNRHKELESRKTREIAQLRKESRKQVNMIKSLQAQGVAKDQVLKRKTEEVSNLRKTQRGMMSMKAAGRFPPKKSTIAQNTKNLKTKWDSLQRTITRAARSRQAVLELERELERLLQERDGLSRDLANVRSRKGLGDVAELISEEDTIMANMNYIQENITQIQHSIMELEEGRDTATEHIQLQNILENIRSMEESRFILEKLCGASIAQVCEAALTQTRLKEREALLNEVQQDSSIQQQLLQHILARTPAATLSETSFSSGHSTNSNMMNTMLQAAAISNGLAQAYEDRPETADNNAYVINSITRSPSPSSSTEFDNDNIVTYRNSSKLRRRPAAGQDSLPHGCTSGPRDMSGYPTAGSKLEKDENGGFIGGGMTRSYTTAGEPSQIPVAVNNSSSSNYNNNNNSSSPVAGTTVAGRTFVPLSKTPSAPGSLKGLQPVPTISRQNSTASPLLARKSFDPSGAPSSPRISRRAFPNKASPGIEDANDIPTSPPAYRRGTSREDTGDVFSRLGAGTQDPSPGGNIKEYMGKLKAGAPLICTHVVEGHSNSVLSIKVSNQTLFTAAADRTVKVWDLRSGSTPHCLTGHLGPVASVECDQTNNLLFSASGAFIKVWDLRESNIRPIITLCSSGSILPANASLSDLIPGECSITALKLGASGKLYTAASDKVRIWDLRTFSCLGRLSGGHQAAVMCLTAWEGPNNTDLVATGSKDHYVKVFEVNSAGGNVPPLLNLEPPHYDGVQALAVAKDATGVDAELFSGSRDSGIKRWDLRTGELKQSLNNAHKGWVSGMAIYGDILLSSCRGGVIRLWNVKNCDGLAEMKTDQSINDIVTSDNRVFTASNTGTVRIWRLASSDLESLGAGSSGSLTGGCGPNLRYG
- the LOC131679077 gene encoding kinesin-like protein KIF21A isoform X6 — its product is MADDDKESSVRVAVRIRPQIPRELIDMCRVCTQVTPGEPQVYLGSDKAFTFDYVFDVAATQVSVYASCVEKLVEGALKGYNATVLAYGQTGSGKTYTMGTGFERDIPELQEGIIPRAVRHLFEGIVQLQENPYDDDGVYLGSLQFSVAAQFMELYNEEIIDLLDPYSKGRIFKIHEDASGGISVAGATIQPLSGPQDALRCLMQGALARTTASTQMNEQSSRSHALFTILIRRQRVMSAEESGNPEGDLETLTSKFHFVDLAGSERLKRTGATGERAREGISINCGLLALGNVISALGDKTKKVSHVPYRDSKLTRLLQDSLGGNSQTIMIACVSPSDRDFMETLNTLKYANRARNIKNKVQINQDQSSRTISQLRREIAALQLELLEYKQGKRSVDAEGNAAVSDTFLENAMLLQDNKRLQQRLKAMQETINALTDKNATLQAQQALFGWSSGSSGSGDSGDSAMQQLVAGYISEIEKLKAKLIESEQMFQQMKKVQISPSKLGLKSNYSFIEDTTETVINRAKRELEKERELLMSRSLPGLENDSSNQSLVDGSDSDSDTESDDKTGELQAEINDISSDIEIKSKLIEQLELSQQRMQVMRQQYEEKLNVLNAKIINTQKERDQVLANMSGSGATGGSVQPDRIRKVKEEYERKLSEMQKELKKLQMAQREHLRQQRELQAQDAQLKTLRGELGELKQIKIRLMKKIQEENNRHKELESRKTREIAQLRKESRKQVNMIKSLQAQGVAKDQVLKRKTEEVSNLRKTQRGMMSMKAAGRFPPKKSTIAQNTKNLKTKWDSLQRTITRAARSRQAVLELERELERLLQERDGLSRDLANVRSRKGLGDVAELISEEDTIMANMNYIQENITQIQHSIMELEEGRDTATEHIQLQNILENIRSMEESRFILEKLCGASIAQVCEAALTQTRLKEREALLNEVQQDSSIQQQLLQHILARTPAATLSETSFSSGHSTNSNMMNTMLQAAAISNGLAQAYEDRPETADNNAYVINSITRSPSPSSSTELNSSKLRRRPAAGQDSLPHGCTSGPRDMSGYPTAGSKLEKDENGGFIGGGMTRSYTTAGEPSQIPVAVNNSSSSNYNNNNNSSSPVAGTTVAGRTFVPLSKTPSAPGSLKGLQPVPTISRQNSTASPLLARKSFDPSGAPSSPRISRRAFPNKASPGIEDANDIPTSPPAYRRGTSREDTGDVFSRLGAGTQDPSPGGNIKEYMGKLKAGAPLICTHVVEGHSNSVLSIKVSNQTLFTAAADRTVKVWDLRSGSTPHCLTGHLGPVASVECDQTNNLLFSASGAFIKVWDLRESNIRPIITLCSSGSILPANASLSDLIPGECSITALKLGASGKLYTAASDKVRIWDLRTFSCLGRLSGGHQAAVMCLTAWEGPNNTDLVATGSKDHYVKVFEVNSAGGNVPPLLNLEPPHYDGVQALAVAKDATGVDAELFSGSRDSGIKRWDLRTGELKQSLNNAHKGWVSGMAIYGDILLSSCRGGVIRLWNVKNCDGLAEMKTDQSINDIVTSDNRVFTASNTGTVRIWRLASSDLESLGAGSSGSLTGGCGPNLRYG
- the LOC131679077 gene encoding kinesin-like protein KIF21A isoform X3, whose protein sequence is MADDDKESSVRVAVRIRPQIPRELIDMCRVCTQVTPGEPQVYLGSDKAFTFDYVFDVAATQVSVYASCVEKLVEGALKGYNATVLAYGQTGSGKTYTMGTGFERDIPELQEGIIPRAVRHLFEGIVQLQENPYDDDGVYLGSLQFSVAAQFMELYNEEIIDLLDPYSKGRIFKIHEDASGGISVAGATIQPLSGPQDALRCLMQGALARTTASTQMNEQSSRSHALFTILIRRQRVMSAEESGNPEGDLETLTSKFHFVDLAGSERLKRTGATGERAREGISINCGLLALGNVISALGDKTKKVSHVPYRDSKLTRLLQDSLGGNSQTIMIACVSPSDRDFMETLNTLKYANRARNIKNKVQINQDQSSRTISQLRREIAALQLELLEYKQGKRSVDAEGNAAVSDTFLENAMLLQDNKRLQQRLKAMQETINALTDKNATLQAQQALFGWSSGSSGSGDSGDSAMQQLVAGYISEIEKLKAKLIESEQMFQQMKKVQISPSKLGLKSNYSFIEDTTETVINRAKRELEKERELLMSRSLPGLENDSSNQSLVDGSDSDSDTESDDKTGELQAEINDISSDIEIKSKLIEQLELSQQRMQVMRQQYEEKLNVLNAKIINTQKERDQVLANMSGSGATGGSVQPDRIRKVKEEYERKLSEMQKELKKLQMAQREHLRQQRELQAQDAQLKTLRGELGELKQIKIRLMKKIQEENNRHKELESRKTREIAQLRKESRKQVNMIKSLQAQGVAKDQVLKRKTEEVSNLRKTQRGMMSMKAAGRFPPKKSTIAQNTKNLKTKWDSLQRTITRAARSRQAVLELERELERLLQERDGLSRDLANVRSRKGLGDVAELISEEDTIMANMNYIQENITQIQHSIMELEEGRDTATEHIQLQNILENIRSMEESRFILEKLCGASIAQVCEAALTQTRLKEREALLNEVQQDSSIQQQLLQHILARTPAATLSETSFSSGHSTNSNMMNTMLQAAAISNGLAQAYEDRPETADNNAYVINSITRSPSPSSSTELNSSKLRRRPAAGQDSLPHGCTSGPRDMSGYPTAGSKLEKVGICIYLEDSADDDDTMIHSPQDENGGFIGGGMTRSYTTAGEPSQIPVAVNNSSSSNYNNNNNSSSPVAGTTVAGRTFVPLSKTPSAPGSLKGLQPVPTISRQNSTASPLLARKSFDPSGAPSSPRISRRAFPNKASPGIEDANDIPTSPPAYRRGTSREDTGDVFSRLGAGTQDPSPGGNIKEYMGKLKAGAPLICTHVVEGHSNSVLSIKVSNQTLFTAAADRTVKVWDLRSGSTPHCLTGHLGPVASVECDQTNNLLFSASGAFIKVWDLRESNIRPIITLCSSGSILPANASLSDLIPGECSITALKLGASGKLYTAASDKVRIWDLRTFSCLGRLSGGHQAAVMCLTAWEGPNNTDLVATGSKDHYVKVFEVNSAGGNVPPLLNLEPPHYDGVQALAVAKDATGVDAELFSGSRDSGIKRWDLRTGELKQSLNNAHKGWVSGMAIYGDILLSSCRGGVIRLWNVKNCDGLAEMKTDQSINDIVTSDNRVFTASNTGTVRIWRLASSDLESLGAGSSGSLTGGCGPNLRYG